The Verrucomicrobiia bacterium genome segment CGAGACGGTGTACGGGCTGGCGGCGAACGCATTGGACCCGCTGGCGGTGCGTCGCCTGTACACGGTCAAGGGCCGGCCGGCCGGCAATCCGGTCATTGTCCATGTCGCCACCGGGGCCATGGCGCGCGCCTGTGCCCGTGAATGGCCGGTCGATGCGGACCGGCTGGCGGCGTCGTTCTGGCCCGGCCCGCTGACCCTGGTGGTGCCCCGGTCCGGGCGGATTCCCGACGAGGTCACGGCGGGCGGGGACACGGTGGGGATACGCTGGCCGTCGCATCCGTTGATCCAGGCGGTGATCCGGGCGTGCGGATTTCCGTTGGCGGCACCCAGCGCGAACCGGTCGAACTGCGTTTCCCCGACGCAGGCGGCGCACGTGGTGGCATCGCTGGGGGACCGGATCCCGCTGGTGGTTGATGGGGGCGCCTGCCAGGTGGGGATCGAATCGACGGTGCTGGATCTGGGAACGGTTCCGCCACGGATTCTGCGTCCGGGGACGATCCATGAGGAGTCGCTGGCGGCAGTCCTGGGTTCGGTGGCCATGGGAGGCGACGGAGCGAAGGTGCTGCGGAGTCCGGGTCAGTTGCCCCGGCATTACGCGCCGCAGGGGCGGGTGGGGGTGCTGCGCTGGCGGGATGACGCGGACCTGGCGCGGCAGATGCGCGAACGGGGTTGGGAGCCGGCGGGGACGCATGTGTTGGCGCATGAGCGGGTGCCGTCGGCGGGGGTGGCGGCGCGGGTCTGTGTGATTCCGCACGATGCGGAGGCATTTGCGCGGGCGTTGTATGCCGAGTGGCATGGTTGCGATGCGTTGGGGGCCCGGTGGATTGTGGTCGAGGCGGTGCCGGAAGGGGCGGTGTGGGGCGGTGTGGCGGACCGTTTGCGACGGGCGGAAGCGGCGGGGGTGTGAGGGTGAGGGGGGCGGAGCGGGCGGATGCTCGCCTCGGGTGGCGAATGCGGGCTAACTCCGCGCGGCATGTCGAAGATGTTCAGGTCCACGGGGGCGATGGCGGGAGCCACCTTGATCAGCCGGTTGCTGGGGTTGGTGCGGGAGATGGCCTATGCGCGGTTCATGGGGAACGGCTGGGTGGCGGGGGCCTTCCTGCTGGCCTTCCAGATTCCGAACCTTTTCCGGCGGCTGCTGGGTGAGGGGGCGCTGACCGCGGCGTTCATTCCGGTGTTCAAGGAGACGGAGAAGCGCGAGGGGGAGAGGGCGATGTGGCACTGCGCGAACGGGGTGGTTTCGGGGTTGATCGTGGTGGCATCGGCGGTGGTCTTGGTGGCGGTGGCGGGCATTTCGGTGGCCTTGGGCTGGGGGGAACTGGAGAACCAGACGCGGCTGATGCTGGAGCTGCTGCGGGTGATGTTTCCGTACACGCTGCTGGTGTGCCTGGCTGCCGTCTGCATGGGGATGCTGAACGCGCGGGGCCTCTTCTTCATTCCGGCGCTGGGGGCGGCCCTGTTGAACGTGGTGATGATCGCCACGGTGCTGGTGTGGGCGCCGCGAATCGAGGGTGGGCTGGAGTCGAGGATCCATGCGCTTGCCTGGGGGGTGCTGGCGGCTGGGGTGGCCCAGGCGCTGTTCCAACTTCCGGCGCTATGGCGGGAGGGATGGCGTCCGCGGTGGGTGACGCCCTGGCGGGAGACGGGAACGATGGAGGTGGTGCGCCGGATGATCCCGACCACGGTGGGGGTGGCGGCATTCCAATTGAACCTGTTGATCACCCAGGGATTCGCCTTTGTGCTGGGCGCCTCGATTGTGGCGTCGTTCCAGTACGCGGTGCGGCTGATGGAACTGCCGCAGGGCCTGTTCGGGGTATCGATGGCCACCTTCCTGTTGCCGACCCTGTCAGGGCTGGCGACGGATCGGAAGTATGAGGAGTTTCGATCGATGCTGCTGCACGGGCTCAGCCATCTGCTGCTGATCAATCTGCTGGCGAGCGCCCTGTTGATGGGATTGGCGCGTCCGATTGTTCGATTGCTCTACGAGGGGGGTGCGTTTCAGGCATCGGCCACGGAGAGCGTGGCCTTCGCGCTCGTGTTTCTGGCGCCGGGTCTGGTGGCGTTTTCCGCCACCGGGATCCTGGCGCGGGCGTTTTATGCGCTTGGGGAGACGCGGGTTCCGATGCAGATCAGCGTGTTTTGTCTGGCTCTGAACACGGTGTTGTCGGTGCTGTTTGTGCTCGCCTTGCGGGAAGGGGGGCTGGCGCTGGCCAACACCCTGACCGCGCTCGCCAACGCCGCCCTGCTGGGGTACGCGCTCAAGCGGAAATTCCCGAAGCTGGACTGGGGCTGGTTGTGGCGGGAGACGCGGGTGGTGCTGGCGGTGGCGGTGGCGGTGGGCATTGGGGTGGCGCTGCTGGGGCGGGGGCTGGAGGATTTTCTGGGGACGGAGGGGGGGTGGGCGCGCGGAGCGACGGTCGCTGTTCCGGCGGGAATCGGGGCCTTGGCGTACGGGGTCCTGCTGGGATGGCTGAAGGTGCGGGCGTTTCGGGACTGGCTGGAGTGGGCGGTGACGTCGATTCGGCGTCGGGCCGGGGGTGGTGGAGAGGATGGGGGAACGGGGGGGAAATCCTGAATGCGGCTTGGACCAAGGCATTTAGGGGACAGAAACCTATTGACGCCAAACGTCGGTGGGGATAGGAAGTCCCGCGACGAACCCAAGGTAGGGGGTCCAGTCGCCCGACAACTAGAACGACAATCTCGAATTTGATGAAAAACAACGAGCGAGTTTCATGGATGGGTGGTGTGGTGGTCGCCGGGCTGCTGACGTCGTCCGCGCTGGGCCAGACGCCGTTCATTGCTTACAACAACAGCACGACGCCGTTGGATTCCTTCTTCGCGAGCCAGCGTGAATTCGGCGATCAGATCAACATTGGCACGGCGGGATGGATCGCGGATTCGTTCCGGTTCGAGTACTTCGCCTCAGGACTGGCCGGGGGGGAGACCGCGGTGGTGCGGTTTTACGAGAACAACGGCGTGCCGGTGGGTGCGGGTGGAACGCAGGCGCCCGGTGCGCTCCTGTTCGAGAGCACCGAGTTCTCCCTGGTGAATGGCAACATTCCGGTTCAGATCGTTGATCTGCAGCCGCTCGGGATTGCGCTTCCAGCTTCGTTCACTTGGACCGTGGTGCCGAGGGGCGTCAGCGGCGCCGAGATTTTCGGGCTGAAGCTGTATGATCCGCCGACGGTGGGATCGAGCCTGGACGACATCTGGCAGTTTGGGGTGAGCGGTTGGGAGTTGCTGCAGGTGGATGGATTGCCGACTGGGGCTTCGGCGAATTTCGGGGCGATCCTGACGGCCGTCCCCGAGCCTGGCCCGGTGGCGTTGCTGGCATTGGGTGGTCTTGCCCTGCTGGTGCGCCGGCGTGCGGCCAGCCGCTAAGGGATGAGCTTGGAAACCCTTTGAAACGCAACGCGGGCCTATGCGCCCGCGTTTTTCGTTTATCGGGAGAGGGAACCTGACATGAAGCACACCCTGTGGGGAATCGAGGGCGGCGAAGCGGCCATGGAAGCCGCCCGCAGACGGCAGATCGATGGGCGCATCCGTCGGGAGCGGGGAGTGGGTGGGGTTGGAACGGCGGGATGGCTGCTGGCGATGATGGCAGGAGGTTCGGCGTGGGCGGATTTCGATTCGGAACGCTATTTGATCTACGAACTGGGGTCGGTGACGCTGCGGCCCCACCTCGGGATTGGTCAGGTCTATGACAGCAACATCTTCTACAACGACGAGAACCGGGTGGATGATTTCATCACCACGGTTCAGCCCAGTCTGGGAGCGTTTTATGGAGACCGGGAGGCGAGCTTCGCATCGCTGCGGTACACGCTGGATGCGTCGTTTTACGCGGAGCGGGACGATCTGAACAATCTGGGGCATTCGCTGGTTCACCAGAGCCGGTTCCAGTTTTCGCGAACCTCGATCGAGGGGCAGGATCGGTTTTCGATCACGAAGAACCTGCTGGGCGGGTCGTTCAGCTACATCCAGCGGCGGATTGGGGTGGTCAGTCTCCGGGACGACTGGCGGGCGGATTACTCGCTCTCGCCAAAGACGAGTCTGGGGGCGCGGGTTTCGTTCGACATGGTGGACTACGATGCCAAGGACTTGGCGCCGAACCACCTGTACGATTTCATGTCGTATTCAGGGGGCTTCCGTGTGGGCTACCTGCCGTCGGAGAAGATCGTGGTCTATCCGGAAATATCGGCGGGCCAGAGCCTGCGGGAGACCAACAGCCCCTTGGTGCGTGAGGCGCCGGACCTGACGTTTTACGGGATTTCGGTGGGCGCCGAAGGCGAGTTCACGCCCAAGCTGACCGGCACGGTGTCGGGCGGCTACGAGTTCCGGGACTACGAGGACGACACGGAAGTGCCCAACGGGTGGATTGCCTCGGTGCAACTGCGTTGGCAGGCGCGGCCGAAGACGGTGGTGAGCGTGGGGTACCGTCACTGGATTGAGGTATCGCGAGAGGTTGTGGGGAGTTCGTACAACGTGCATCGCCCGTCGGTGGCCGTGACGCAGCAATTGGGCACGCAGGACCGGTGGACGCTGGGTGTGGAGGGGTTCTATCAACTGGACGATTACGACGAGACTTCGCGCTTTTCGGGTGTGGCGCGGAAAGATACCTTGGGAGGTGCGTCGGCCCGGGCCAGCTATCGGTGGCAGCCCTGGTTGGTGGCATCGGCAGGATACGATTTCAGGATTTACGACGGCAACGTTCCGACCATACCGACCTATGAAGTACATCGCGTTTCGCTGCGCCTGGCGGCAGGTTATTGATGGGCTGGGAGTCTGGCTGGCATTGGCCGGCCTGGGCCTGGGCCTGGGTGCGGCAAGTCCGAGGGCCATCGGGCAACTGACGGAGTCGTACCAGATTCAGGCGACCGACATTCTGCTGATCGAGGTGGTCAACGAGCCGCAGCTTGGGGCGAAGGAATTCCGGGTGTCGGCCAACGGGGAAGTCTCGTATCCGTTCATTGGAGCGCTGCGGGCGGCGGGGCGGACGACGGTCGAGGTCCAGCAGGAGGTGAAGCGATTGCTGGAACTCGATTATCTGGTGAATGCCCAGGTGATCGTGCAGGTGCGGGAGTTCAGGCGGGCGCATGTGGCGGTGTTCGGTCAAGTGAACCGGCCGGGCCTGATTCCGCTGCCGCCGGAGCAGAAGATGTCGGTGATGGAGGCCATTGCTGCGGCGGGCGGGTTCACCCGGTTGGCGAGGACACGGAACATCGAGTTGACGCGGGCCGGGATGGAGGAGCCGCTGCGGTTCCGGGTGGAGGACCTGACGAATCCCGAACGGATTGTGCATGTCGAGCCCGGCGACACGATCTTCGTGCCCGAGTCCCGGATCTAGAATGGCAACTGGGGAGTTGCCCGGGAATTGGCGCGGCTGGCAGATTGGATGAACGACGGTATCGCGGAAGTGCTATGGAATCTTCGGACAACCCACGCAAGGGCCTGCTGAGCGCGGAGGCCAAAGTCCATCTTCGCCACTATTGGCAGGTCGTCCTTGAGCGCCGGTGGCTGGTGGTGATCGGCTTCTTTCTGTGCATGCTGGCTTCGGCCCTTTACCTCCTGAAGGCGCCCAAGATTTACCGGGCCACGGCGGTGATCCAGATCGACAGGGAAACCGAGGGCCTGTTCTCCGCCAAGGAGCTGGTGCTCAGCACGGGGCGGGAGCAGGACTACCTGCAGACCCAGTACAAGAATCTCCAAAGCCCGACGCTCCTGCGGAAGGTGATTGCCGAGATGCAGTTGGAGAGAATCCCCGAATACCAGCGGCACCTGGACATCGTTGATGCGGTGCGGCGGGAGATCGAGATCGTGCCGATCCGGCTGACGCGGCTGGTGGAGGTGCGGGTGGAGAATCCGGATCCACGGATGGCCACGAACATCGCCAACACGCTGGCTCGCCAGTTCGTGGACGACAACATGCTGTTGCGCCGGGCCCGGGCGATGGATGCCGTGAACTGGATGGGCGCGGAACTGGTGGAGAAGGAACGTCAGGTCCGCAAGGCGGACGAGGAACTGCAGTCGTACAAGGAGCAGTACGACATGGCCTCCCTCGAGGCCAGCCAGAACGTGGTGCTCCAGTCGGTGCAGCAGGCGCAGATAGCGTTCAACAGTGCCCAGGGGGAGGCGGCGGCGGCGCAGCAGGTGGCGGCCGAGGTGGTGAGGCTGGTCGAGGACGGGGCGAGCCTGGACATCATTCCCGAGATTGCGCAGAACCTGGCGATCCGCGAACTCAAGGTCCGGCTGGCGGAGCGGGAGGCCCATTTGCAGCAGTTGCTCACCCGCTACAAGGAGAAGTGGCCCGATGTGATTCAGGCGCGCCGCAACATCGAGTCGCTGCGGCTCAGCCTCGAGGATGAAGCCCGGAAGATCTTCGAATCGATTCTTACCCGCGCCCAGATCGCGACCGCCACGGAGCGCCGGATGGAGCAACTGCTCGAGAGCAAGCAGAAGGCGTTGCTGGACCACAACCGGCTTCGGATCGAGTACGAGGCCCTCGAGAGACGGGCGGAACAGGCGAAGATGATCCTGAACAACCTGCTGGCGCGCACGGAGGAACTTCAGGTCTCGGCCAGCAATTCGGTCAACAACATGCGGATCGTGGACGAGGCGCCACTGCCGCTGATGCCGGTGAAGCCGAAGATCCCGATCGTTCTGATCCTGGGAATCATGGGGGGGCTCGGGTTGGGGCTGGGACTGGCCTTCTTCGTGAATTACCTCGACGACTCGATCAAGAGCCAGGACGACATCGAGACGTTCCTGAACCTCCACTTCCTGGGGTACGTGCCGAACATCAAGGCGGGGAACCTTCACGAGCGGGATCTGCATGCCCATCTGCATCCGAGGTCGGCGGCGGCGGAAAGTTTCCGGACGGTGCGGGCGGCCATCACGCTGGCGGCGCGGGCGGACAAGATGCGGGTGTTCGGGGTCACATCGAGCATCCCCTCGGAGGGCAAGTCCCTGTGCGCTTCGAACTTTGCCATCGTGACCGCGCAAGCCGGGTTCCGGACGGTGCTGATCGATGCGGACCTTCGCCGTCCGTCGGTCCACAAGGCCTTTCAGATTCATGCGCCGGAGGGGTTGGCGAGCCTTTTGCAGGGTACCACGACGAAGCTGGAAGACATCGTTCACAAGTCGTCCGTGCCGAATCTCGACGTGATCGCCTGCGGCCCGATCCCGAGCAACCCGTCGGAACTGCTGGAGGGGGCACGGATGGAGCAGGTGTTGGCGGACCTGCGGGAACGCTATGAGCGCGTGGTGATTGACTGCCCGCCCATCAGTGCGGTGAGCGATCCCCTGGTCATCGGCGCCAAGGCGGACGGCATCATTTACGTGATGAAGTTCAAGAAGATCCGTCGCGAGCACGCCCGGCGTTCGGTGCAACGGATCCAGGACGCGGGCATCCAGGTGGTGGGCGTCGTTCTCAACGACATCGACTTCGAGGGGCGCGATTCGTACTACTACTCGTACTACTACTATCAGAACCAGTACTACTCGCACTACCGGACCGAGCCGACGGCGCCGGTGGCGAAGCCGGTGCCCGAGGGCAAGGAGCCGGCGGGTGCGAAGTCCTGAAGCCGGGTCCTGAATCCGGCCGGGGACGGACCGCGGGCCGGACGGCCGTGCATCGGGCCGTGCATCAACGAGACTCGGTGACGAGGAACGTGTCCGAGTGCTCGT includes the following:
- a CDS encoding PEP-CTERM sorting domain-containing protein (PEP-CTERM proteins occur, often in large numbers, in the proteomes of bacteria that also encode an exosortase, a predicted intramembrane cysteine proteinase. The presence of a PEP-CTERM domain at a protein's C-terminus predicts cleavage within the sorting domain, followed by covalent anchoring to some some component of the (usually Gram-negative) cell surface. Many PEP-CTERM proteins exhibit an unusual sequence composition that includes large numbers of potential glycosylation sites. Expression of one such protein has been shown restore the ability of a bacterium to form floc, a type of biofilm.); this encodes MGGVVVAGLLTSSALGQTPFIAYNNSTTPLDSFFASQREFGDQINIGTAGWIADSFRFEYFASGLAGGETAVVRFYENNGVPVGAGGTQAPGALLFESTEFSLVNGNIPVQIVDLQPLGIALPASFTWTVVPRGVSGAEIFGLKLYDPPTVGSSLDDIWQFGVSGWELLQVDGLPTGASANFGAILTAVPEPGPVALLALGGLALLVRRRAASR
- a CDS encoding polysaccharide biosynthesis tyrosine autokinase; its protein translation is MESSDNPRKGLLSAEAKVHLRHYWQVVLERRWLVVIGFFLCMLASALYLLKAPKIYRATAVIQIDRETEGLFSAKELVLSTGREQDYLQTQYKNLQSPTLLRKVIAEMQLERIPEYQRHLDIVDAVRREIEIVPIRLTRLVEVRVENPDPRMATNIANTLARQFVDDNMLLRRARAMDAVNWMGAELVEKERQVRKADEELQSYKEQYDMASLEASQNVVLQSVQQAQIAFNSAQGEAAAAQQVAAEVVRLVEDGASLDIIPEIAQNLAIRELKVRLAEREAHLQQLLTRYKEKWPDVIQARRNIESLRLSLEDEARKIFESILTRAQIATATERRMEQLLESKQKALLDHNRLRIEYEALERRAEQAKMILNNLLARTEELQVSASNSVNNMRIVDEAPLPLMPVKPKIPIVLILGIMGGLGLGLGLAFFVNYLDDSIKSQDDIETFLNLHFLGYVPNIKAGNLHERDLHAHLHPRSAAAESFRTVRAAITLAARADKMRVFGVTSSIPSEGKSLCASNFAIVTAQAGFRTVLIDADLRRPSVHKAFQIHAPEGLASLLQGTTTKLEDIVHKSSVPNLDVIACGPIPSNPSELLEGARMEQVLADLRERYERVVIDCPPISAVSDPLVIGAKADGIIYVMKFKKIRREHARRSVQRIQDAGIQVVGVVLNDIDFEGRDSYYYSYYYYQNQYYSHYRTEPTAPVAKPVPEGKEPAGAKS
- a CDS encoding threonylcarbamoyl-AMP synthase, with translation MAENLESTRGVEVLPTDTPERFAAAVIRAADLLRAGEVVALPTETVYGLAANALDPLAVRRLYTVKGRPAGNPVIVHVATGAMARACAREWPVDADRLAASFWPGPLTLVVPRSGRIPDEVTAGGDTVGIRWPSHPLIQAVIRACGFPLAAPSANRSNCVSPTQAAHVVASLGDRIPLVVDGGACQVGIESTVLDLGTVPPRILRPGTIHEESLAAVLGSVAMGGDGAKVLRSPGQLPRHYAPQGRVGVLRWRDDADLARQMRERGWEPAGTHVLAHERVPSAGVAARVCVIPHDAEAFARALYAEWHGCDALGARWIVVEAVPEGAVWGGVADRLRRAEAAGV
- a CDS encoding polysaccharide export protein; protein product: MKYIAFRCAWRQVIDGLGVWLALAGLGLGLGAASPRAIGQLTESYQIQATDILLIEVVNEPQLGAKEFRVSANGEVSYPFIGALRAAGRTTVEVQQEVKRLLELDYLVNAQVIVQVREFRRAHVAVFGQVNRPGLIPLPPEQKMSVMEAIAAAGGFTRLARTRNIELTRAGMEEPLRFRVEDLTNPERIVHVEPGDTIFVPESRI
- the murJ gene encoding murein biosynthesis integral membrane protein MurJ; protein product: MSKMFRSTGAMAGATLISRLLGLVREMAYARFMGNGWVAGAFLLAFQIPNLFRRLLGEGALTAAFIPVFKETEKREGERAMWHCANGVVSGLIVVASAVVLVAVAGISVALGWGELENQTRLMLELLRVMFPYTLLVCLAAVCMGMLNARGLFFIPALGAALLNVVMIATVLVWAPRIEGGLESRIHALAWGVLAAGVAQALFQLPALWREGWRPRWVTPWRETGTMEVVRRMIPTTVGVAAFQLNLLITQGFAFVLGASIVASFQYAVRLMELPQGLFGVSMATFLLPTLSGLATDRKYEEFRSMLLHGLSHLLLINLLASALLMGLARPIVRLLYEGGAFQASATESVAFALVFLAPGLVAFSATGILARAFYALGETRVPMQISVFCLALNTVLSVLFVLALREGGLALANTLTALANAALLGYALKRKFPKLDWGWLWRETRVVLAVAVAVGIGVALLGRGLEDFLGTEGGWARGATVAVPAGIGALAYGVLLGWLKVRAFRDWLEWAVTSIRRRAGGGGEDGGTGGKS
- a CDS encoding outer membrane beta-barrel protein, producing the protein MKHTLWGIEGGEAAMEAARRRQIDGRIRRERGVGGVGTAGWLLAMMAGGSAWADFDSERYLIYELGSVTLRPHLGIGQVYDSNIFYNDENRVDDFITTVQPSLGAFYGDREASFASLRYTLDASFYAERDDLNNLGHSLVHQSRFQFSRTSIEGQDRFSITKNLLGGSFSYIQRRIGVVSLRDDWRADYSLSPKTSLGARVSFDMVDYDAKDLAPNHLYDFMSYSGGFRVGYLPSEKIVVYPEISAGQSLRETNSPLVREAPDLTFYGISVGAEGEFTPKLTGTVSGGYEFRDYEDDTEVPNGWIASVQLRWQARPKTVVSVGYRHWIEVSREVVGSSYNVHRPSVAVTQQLGTQDRWTLGVEGFYQLDDYDETSRFSGVARKDTLGGASARASYRWQPWLVASAGYDFRIYDGNVPTIPTYEVHRVSLRLAAGY